A stretch of Acropora palmata chromosome 9, jaAcrPala1.3, whole genome shotgun sequence DNA encodes these proteins:
- the LOC141891866 gene encoding phosphatidylinositol 3,4,5-trisphosphate 5-phosphatase 2-like isoform X1 gives MSYPWYYRKISRLRAEELLLGSGKNGAFIIRESENIPNVLVLCLLLDGKIHHYRIWTDSTNGNFFMEAAQGVTRKNFAKLEDLVTFYSQGNQGLACELSQPVVPSHENALADDDTDDEDDDIDEMDSKPAENEDDYPPLFKSNAEQLDSERIDKGFQTALGLYLGDGLGCDMQTARDGGTVLEGMQNLLASTSGKLITELQLFLSRINVLQSVFSVGNQTKLKCSLPEHSTEEKPSFKLLMDLLGESIAGAKSLQTQALDVLKEVASMNTEDEKQEAVNRTRTFEVMTQGLTAYCIKNKLFILVNYVEGKISFLKNVSEALDVNNTADQSKVVQLVKSRDNNKKLRLKIESKPSKDLEFDDGKSREVFCQLVQQMKNKHSENNLRKEASVFIGTWNMGNANPQGDLRPWFKCQGQGKTMDSSLAQIPFDIYAIGTQECPLGDKDWAVKIKDQLKRMFPVEEFFMVGVCSLWSIRLVIFANQALKHMISHIQQSNVRTGIANALGNKGGVGISFSLGQVSLCFVNCHLAARGTPARILRRKQNYLDILNGLNLGQRGVFGITHQFHHVFWFGDLNYRIDLDVEEVLGGVKCLSFGKMKNHDQLRVERQKETVFIGFDEDSISFPPTYRYKRGSNEYITQKAKRSGVLRNVPSWCDRVLRHSFPETKISCTSYGCTEFIRSSDHWPVFCTFNVSLPFSVSPAILKSPVSNRCEIVFNSIMAKIKTNSRTQFVVEFHSSCLEEMQKSQKNNVLDSRKKNFVDSSDNRSSGQHSCPEWSKAVIPTLYPMMSEHDYLSEQHLLLAIKSVDNDESYGECCIALKTMINVLPQKSEAVLSHLGEKTGLIKVEMHVKLPENNNNETPSQPHDLISVGDLDDPSVIGKGTSNTQRPKSAVPHKVTPPLPERPTNPGHPVGYAPPVPKRHSVPIVKEPMAPNVPPLPEKRSKPRTVQELMQKIGFQKYTQRLLENGFDEFDFLADLDEQVLSEIGVPKEHRGMILEAIKRYVT, from the exons ATGTCTTATCCGTGGTACTACCGAAAAATCAGTCGGCTTCGTGCGGAAGAGCTTCTCTTAGGCTCGGGAAAAAATGGCGCTTTCATCATACGAGAGAGCGAAAACATTCCAAATGTGCTCGTCTTGTGTCTCTT GCTGGACGGAAAGATCCATCACTACAGAATCTGGACAGATAGCACCAATGGCAACTTTTTCATGGAG GCTGCCCAAGGAGTGACGCGTAAAAATTTTGCCAAGCTTGAAGACCTAGTCACTTTTTACAGTCAAGGAAACCAAGGTCTTGCTTGTGAGCTCAGTCAGCCTGTGGTCCCCTCACATGAGAATGCTTTAGCTGATGATGACACAG ACGATGAGGATGATGATATTGATGAAATGGATAGCAAACCAGCTGAAAATGAAGATGATTATCCTCCTCTGTTCAAGAGCAATGCTGAACAGTTAGATTCAGAGAG GATTGATAAAGGTTTCCAAACTGCTCTTGGTTTGTATCTTGGAGACGGACTCGGATGTGACATGCAGACAGCAAGGGATGGTGGAACTGTTTTGGAAGGAATGCAAAATTTACTGGCATCAACATCAGGCAAACTCATCAC aGAGTTACAGCTGTTTTTGTCACGAATAAATGTACTTCAGAGTGTGTTCAGTGTTGGAAATCAGACAAAGctg AAATGCTCATTACCAGAACATTCAACAGAG GAAAAACCAAGCTTCAAACTGTTGATGGATCTTTTGGGAGAAAGCATTGCTGGAGCAAAATCTTTGCAAACACAG GCATTAGATGTTCTGAAAGAAGTAGCAAGTATGAACACGGAAGATGAAAAACAGGAAGCTGTGAACCGAACCCGAACATTTGAG GTTATGACTCAAGGACTTACAGCTTACTGCATCAAGAACAAGCTGTTCATTTTGGTCAATTATGTCGAAG GTAAGATCTCATTTCTGAAGAATGTATCAGAAGCCTTAGATGTTAATAATACTGCAGATCAGAGTAAAG TTGTTCAACTGGTAAAATCAAGAGATAACAACAAGAAGTTAAGACTTAAGATAGAGTCAAAACCATCCAAGGACTTGGAGTTTGATGACGGAAAG tcCAGAGAGGTCTTTTGTCAACTTGTTCAACAAATGAAGAACAAGCATTCTGAAAATAACCTACGAAAGGAAGCTTCAGTCTTCATAGGAACATGGAACATGG GCAATGCAAATCCCCAAGGTGACTTGAGGCCATGGTTCAAATGTCAAGGCCAAGGAAAAACCATGGATTCCTCCTTAGCACAGATCCCCTTTGACATTTATGCAATTGGAACACAG GAATGCCCTCTTGGTGACAAAGACTGGGCTGTCAAGATTAAAGATCAACTCAAAAGGATGTTTCCCGTGGAAGAATTCTTCATG GTGGGAGTGTGTTCCTTGTGGAGTATTCGGCTTGTCATCTTTGCAAATCAAGCTTTAAAGCACATGATATCACACATTCAACAATCCAATGTCAGAACTGGAATAGCAAATGCTCTTG GGAACAAAGGTGGAGTGGGTATTTCATTCTCACTTGGTCAAGTGTCCCTTTGTTTTGTCAATTGTCATTTGGCAGCAAGAGGCACACCAGCCAGGATTTTAAG gaggaaacaaaattatctGGACATTCTGAATGGACTCAATCTTGGCCAAAGAGGAGTGTTTGGTATTACTCACCAATTCCACCATGTTTTCTGGTTTGGTGATCTCAATTACAGGATAGATTTGGACGTTGAG GAAGTTCTTGGCGGTGTGAAATGCCTCAGTTTTGGCAAGATGAAGAATCATGACCAATTAAGGGTTGagagacaaaaagaaaccGTTTTCATTGGATTTG ATGAAGATTCGATCTCATTTCCGCCAACTTACCGATACAAACGAGGAAGCAACGAGTATATCACCCAGAAAGCCAAGAGATCAGGG GTTCTGAGGAATGTACCTTCCTGGTGTGACAGAGTCTTGAGACATTCCTTTCCAGAGACAAAGATTTCCTGTACTTCATATG gGTGTACTGAGTTTATACGATCAAGTGATCACTGGCCTGTGTTTTGTACATTTAACGTGTCTCTACCTTTCTCTGTTTCCCCAG CTATCCTCAAGAGTCCAGTGTCAAACCGTTGTGAGATTGTGTTCAATAGCATCATGGCAAAG ATTAAAACAAACAGCAGAACTCAGTTTGTCGTGGAGTTTCACTCGTCTTGTTTGGAAG AAATGCAGAAAAGTCAGAAAAACAACGTTTTAGACTCACGCAAAAAGAATTTTGTCGATTCTTCCGACAACAGATCTAGCGGACAACACTCCTGCCCGGAATGGAGTAAAGCAGTGATACCCACG CTTTATCCCATGATGTCAGAACACGATTACTTGAGTGAACAGCACCTGCTGTTGGCTATCAAGTCAGTGGACAACGATGAGTCTTACG GGGAATGTTGCATCGCATTGAAGACAATGATCAACGTTTTGCCTCAGAAGAGCGAAGCCGTGTTATCACACCTCGGCGAGAAAACGGGACTAATTAA AGTTGAAATGCACGTCAAGTTaccagaaaacaacaacaacgaaacACCATCACAGCCTCATG ATCTTATAAGCGTTGGTGATCTTGACGATC CTTCAGTGATCGGAAAGGGAACAAGCAACACTCAAAGACCGAAGAGTGCGGTGCCTCACAAAG tgaCACCTCCGCTACCAGAAAG GCCTACCAACCCAGGACACCCAGTGGGTTACGCACCGCCAGTCCCCAAGCGACACTCGGTTCCGATCGTGAAG GAACCCATGGCACCAAATGTTCCGCCACTACCTGAAAAG AGATCCAAACCACGAACAGTGCAAGAGCTAATGCAGAAAATCGGCTTTCAAAAGTACACACAGAGGCTTCTCGAGAATGGGTTCGATGAGTTTGACTTCCTCGCTGACTTAGACGAACAGGTGTTGTCTGAGATAGGTGTTCCGAAGGAACATCGCGGAATG ATTCTCGAGGCTATCAAAAGATACGTAACTTAA
- the LOC141891866 gene encoding phosphatidylinositol 3,4,5-trisphosphate 5-phosphatase 2-like isoform X2 — protein MSYPWYYRKISRLRAEELLLGSGKNGAFIIRESENIPNVLVLCLLLDGKIHHYRIWTDSTNGNFFMEAAQGVTRKNFAKLEDLVTFYSQGNQGLACELSQPVVPSHENALADDDTDDEDDDIDEMDSKPAENEDDYPPLFKSNAEQLDSERIDKGFQTALGLYLGDGLGCDMQTARDGGTVLEGMQNLLASTSGKLITELQLFLSRINVLQSVFSVGNQTKLKCSLPEHSTEEKPSFKLLMDLLGESIAGAKSLQTQALDVLKEVASMNTEDEKQEAVNRTRTFEVMTQGLTAYCIKNKLFILVNYVEGKISFLKNVSEALDVNNTADQSKVVQLVKSRDNNKKLRLKIESKPSKDLEFDDGKSREVFCQLVQQMKNKHSENNLRKEASVFIGTWNMGNANPQGDLRPWFKCQGQGKTMDSSLAQIPFDIYAIGTQECPLGDKDWAVKIKDQLKRMFPVEEFFMVGVCSLWSIRLVIFANQALKHMISHIQQSNVRTGIANALGNKGGVGISFSLGQVSLCFVNCHLAARGTPARILRRKQNYLDILNGLNLGQRGVFGITHQFHHVFWFGDLNYRIDLDVEEVLGGVKCLSFGKMKNHDQLRVERQKETVFIGFDEDSISFPPTYRYKRGSNEYITQKAKRSGVLRNVPSWCDRVLRHSFPETKISCTSYGCTEFIRSSDHWPVFCTFNVSLPFSVSPAILKSPVSNRCEIVFNSIMAKIKTNSRTQFVVEFHSSCLEEMQKSQKNNVLDSRKKNFVDSSDNRSSGQHSCPEWSKAVIPTLYPMMSEHDYLSEQHLLLAIKSVDNDESYGECCIALKTMINVLPQKSEAVLSHLGEKTGLIKVEMHVKLPENNNNETPSQPHDLISVGDLDDPSVIGKGTSNTQRPKSAVPHKDVTE, from the exons ATGTCTTATCCGTGGTACTACCGAAAAATCAGTCGGCTTCGTGCGGAAGAGCTTCTCTTAGGCTCGGGAAAAAATGGCGCTTTCATCATACGAGAGAGCGAAAACATTCCAAATGTGCTCGTCTTGTGTCTCTT GCTGGACGGAAAGATCCATCACTACAGAATCTGGACAGATAGCACCAATGGCAACTTTTTCATGGAG GCTGCCCAAGGAGTGACGCGTAAAAATTTTGCCAAGCTTGAAGACCTAGTCACTTTTTACAGTCAAGGAAACCAAGGTCTTGCTTGTGAGCTCAGTCAGCCTGTGGTCCCCTCACATGAGAATGCTTTAGCTGATGATGACACAG ACGATGAGGATGATGATATTGATGAAATGGATAGCAAACCAGCTGAAAATGAAGATGATTATCCTCCTCTGTTCAAGAGCAATGCTGAACAGTTAGATTCAGAGAG GATTGATAAAGGTTTCCAAACTGCTCTTGGTTTGTATCTTGGAGACGGACTCGGATGTGACATGCAGACAGCAAGGGATGGTGGAACTGTTTTGGAAGGAATGCAAAATTTACTGGCATCAACATCAGGCAAACTCATCAC aGAGTTACAGCTGTTTTTGTCACGAATAAATGTACTTCAGAGTGTGTTCAGTGTTGGAAATCAGACAAAGctg AAATGCTCATTACCAGAACATTCAACAGAG GAAAAACCAAGCTTCAAACTGTTGATGGATCTTTTGGGAGAAAGCATTGCTGGAGCAAAATCTTTGCAAACACAG GCATTAGATGTTCTGAAAGAAGTAGCAAGTATGAACACGGAAGATGAAAAACAGGAAGCTGTGAACCGAACCCGAACATTTGAG GTTATGACTCAAGGACTTACAGCTTACTGCATCAAGAACAAGCTGTTCATTTTGGTCAATTATGTCGAAG GTAAGATCTCATTTCTGAAGAATGTATCAGAAGCCTTAGATGTTAATAATACTGCAGATCAGAGTAAAG TTGTTCAACTGGTAAAATCAAGAGATAACAACAAGAAGTTAAGACTTAAGATAGAGTCAAAACCATCCAAGGACTTGGAGTTTGATGACGGAAAG tcCAGAGAGGTCTTTTGTCAACTTGTTCAACAAATGAAGAACAAGCATTCTGAAAATAACCTACGAAAGGAAGCTTCAGTCTTCATAGGAACATGGAACATGG GCAATGCAAATCCCCAAGGTGACTTGAGGCCATGGTTCAAATGTCAAGGCCAAGGAAAAACCATGGATTCCTCCTTAGCACAGATCCCCTTTGACATTTATGCAATTGGAACACAG GAATGCCCTCTTGGTGACAAAGACTGGGCTGTCAAGATTAAAGATCAACTCAAAAGGATGTTTCCCGTGGAAGAATTCTTCATG GTGGGAGTGTGTTCCTTGTGGAGTATTCGGCTTGTCATCTTTGCAAATCAAGCTTTAAAGCACATGATATCACACATTCAACAATCCAATGTCAGAACTGGAATAGCAAATGCTCTTG GGAACAAAGGTGGAGTGGGTATTTCATTCTCACTTGGTCAAGTGTCCCTTTGTTTTGTCAATTGTCATTTGGCAGCAAGAGGCACACCAGCCAGGATTTTAAG gaggaaacaaaattatctGGACATTCTGAATGGACTCAATCTTGGCCAAAGAGGAGTGTTTGGTATTACTCACCAATTCCACCATGTTTTCTGGTTTGGTGATCTCAATTACAGGATAGATTTGGACGTTGAG GAAGTTCTTGGCGGTGTGAAATGCCTCAGTTTTGGCAAGATGAAGAATCATGACCAATTAAGGGTTGagagacaaaaagaaaccGTTTTCATTGGATTTG ATGAAGATTCGATCTCATTTCCGCCAACTTACCGATACAAACGAGGAAGCAACGAGTATATCACCCAGAAAGCCAAGAGATCAGGG GTTCTGAGGAATGTACCTTCCTGGTGTGACAGAGTCTTGAGACATTCCTTTCCAGAGACAAAGATTTCCTGTACTTCATATG gGTGTACTGAGTTTATACGATCAAGTGATCACTGGCCTGTGTTTTGTACATTTAACGTGTCTCTACCTTTCTCTGTTTCCCCAG CTATCCTCAAGAGTCCAGTGTCAAACCGTTGTGAGATTGTGTTCAATAGCATCATGGCAAAG ATTAAAACAAACAGCAGAACTCAGTTTGTCGTGGAGTTTCACTCGTCTTGTTTGGAAG AAATGCAGAAAAGTCAGAAAAACAACGTTTTAGACTCACGCAAAAAGAATTTTGTCGATTCTTCCGACAACAGATCTAGCGGACAACACTCCTGCCCGGAATGGAGTAAAGCAGTGATACCCACG CTTTATCCCATGATGTCAGAACACGATTACTTGAGTGAACAGCACCTGCTGTTGGCTATCAAGTCAGTGGACAACGATGAGTCTTACG GGGAATGTTGCATCGCATTGAAGACAATGATCAACGTTTTGCCTCAGAAGAGCGAAGCCGTGTTATCACACCTCGGCGAGAAAACGGGACTAATTAA AGTTGAAATGCACGTCAAGTTaccagaaaacaacaacaacgaaacACCATCACAGCCTCATG ATCTTATAAGCGTTGGTGATCTTGACGATC CTTCAGTGATCGGAAAGGGAACAAGCAACACTCAAAGACCGAAGAGTGCGGTGCCTCACAAAG ATGTCACGGAATAG